One Sulfuricurvum sp. DNA window includes the following coding sequences:
- the rfbG gene encoding CDP-glucose 4,6-dehydratase yields the protein MDKLFGGIYKNKTILVTGHTGFKGSWLVYWLHQMGAHVIGYSLPAPTEPNHIELLNLDITSIIGDIRDLDKLNQTFATYKPEIVFHLAAQPLVRLSYENPIETYETNVIGTLKVFEACRANSVKAIVNITSDKAYENREWVWGYRENDPMGGYDPYSSSKGCADLLANSYRNSYFNPAEYKKSHNTLLASCRAGNVIGGGDWAKDRLMTDIMLSVSQGKKVSIRNPYATRPWQHVLEPLSGYLAIGQKLLEEKVEFGEAWNFGPSDEGSITVEEVVNHVKKHWDKIDYEIHRDPHQLHEANLLKLDCSKAHIRLQWKDVWDSETTFEKTVKWYKNFYESGNVTTEKDLLDYITEAKTKKLLWTRG from the coding sequence ATGGATAAACTTTTTGGCGGAATCTATAAAAATAAAACTATTTTAGTAACCGGTCATACGGGATTTAAAGGCTCATGGTTAGTATACTGGCTTCATCAAATGGGTGCTCATGTTATCGGTTATTCGCTTCCTGCCCCTACAGAACCAAATCACATTGAATTGCTCAATCTCGATATCACCTCTATTATTGGTGATATCCGAGATTTGGATAAACTTAATCAAACGTTTGCAACTTATAAACCTGAAATCGTCTTTCATCTTGCCGCTCAACCACTTGTGCGTCTTTCGTACGAAAATCCGATTGAAACGTATGAAACCAATGTGATTGGAACGCTAAAAGTTTTCGAAGCGTGTCGTGCAAACAGTGTTAAAGCAATCGTCAATATCACCAGTGACAAAGCCTATGAAAACCGTGAATGGGTCTGGGGATACCGTGAAAATGATCCAATGGGAGGATATGATCCCTATAGCTCTTCCAAAGGGTGTGCCGATTTGCTTGCCAACTCGTACCGGAACTCCTATTTCAATCCTGCCGAATATAAAAAATCACATAACACTCTTCTGGCATCGTGCCGTGCGGGTAATGTAATTGGCGGTGGAGACTGGGCAAAAGATCGTCTTATGACCGATATTATGCTTTCTGTGTCACAAGGTAAAAAAGTGAGTATCCGTAACCCCTATGCTACCCGTCCGTGGCAACATGTCCTTGAACCTCTGAGCGGCTATTTGGCTATTGGGCAAAAGTTGTTAGAAGAGAAAGTGGAATTTGGTGAAGCGTGGAATTTTGGTCCTAGTGATGAGGGAAGCATTACGGTTGAAGAGGTCGTAAACCATGTCAAAAAACATTGGGATAAAATCGATTATGAGATCCATCGAGATCCCCATCAACTTCATGAGGCCAATCTTTTGAAACTCGATTGTTCAAAAGCCCATATCCGTTTACAATGGAAAGATGTGTGGGATAGCGAAACTACGTTTGAAAAGACGGTGAAATGGTATAAAAATTTTTACGAAAGCGGCAATGTCACCACTGAAAAAGATTTATTGGACTATATAACTGAGGCAAAAACTAAAAAATTACTATGGACAAGAGGATAA
- the rfbH gene encoding lipopolysaccharide biosynthesis protein RfbH, translating into MTQAEQLKQEILAKTKEYYELVHKPMQEKAFVSGKSRVNYAGRVFDEKEMINLVDSSLDFWLTYGDYSKQFEKKLADYLGVRWTFLVNSGSSANLLAFYALTSPLLKERQVKRGDEVITVAAGFPTTVAPIVQYGAVPVFVDMELTHFNIDVTQLEQALSPKTKAVMIAHTLGNPFNLRAVKEFCDNHNLWLIEDNCDALGSTYEGKPTGTWGDIGTSSFYPPHHMTMGEGGATYTDNPLLKKIMLSMRDWGRDCWCESGVDNTCGCRFSQSFGTLPKGYDHKYVYSHFGFNLKVSDMQAAIGVAQLEKFPTFVEKRKENFAKLYEGLQGAEGLILNSATPNSDPSWFGFMITLADGVTFSRNELVEHLENANIQTRNLFAGNMLRHPMFDSMVEGSDYRVIGDLPNTDKIMNDSFWIGLYPGMGDDAIGYMVSKIREFVK; encoded by the coding sequence ATGACCCAAGCAGAACAACTCAAACAAGAGATTTTAGCCAAAACTAAAGAGTATTATGAGCTCGTACATAAGCCGATGCAAGAAAAAGCATTTGTATCCGGAAAAAGCCGAGTCAACTATGCAGGTCGTGTTTTTGATGAAAAAGAGATGATTAACCTCGTTGATAGCAGTCTTGACTTTTGGCTTACTTACGGTGATTACTCGAAACAATTTGAGAAAAAACTTGCTGATTATCTCGGTGTTCGATGGACATTCTTGGTTAACAGTGGAAGCTCGGCAAATTTGCTCGCTTTTTACGCTCTTACCTCTCCTTTGTTAAAAGAGCGACAAGTAAAGCGTGGGGATGAAGTGATCACCGTAGCAGCAGGATTTCCGACAACGGTTGCTCCGATTGTCCAATACGGTGCTGTTCCTGTTTTCGTCGATATGGAATTAACCCACTTTAATATCGATGTTACCCAACTCGAACAGGCACTCAGCCCAAAAACCAAAGCAGTGATGATCGCACACACGTTGGGGAACCCGTTTAACCTCCGTGCGGTAAAAGAGTTTTGTGACAACCATAACCTTTGGCTGATTGAAGATAACTGTGACGCGCTTGGCTCTACCTATGAGGGAAAACCTACGGGGACATGGGGTGACATCGGAACATCGAGTTTTTATCCTCCTCACCATATGACGATGGGTGAAGGGGGCGCGACCTATACCGATAATCCACTTTTGAAAAAAATCATGCTTAGTATGCGCGACTGGGGACGAGATTGCTGGTGTGAGAGTGGTGTGGATAATACCTGTGGATGCCGTTTTTCACAAAGCTTTGGAACGTTGCCAAAAGGGTATGATCACAAATACGTCTACAGTCATTTCGGTTTCAACCTCAAAGTCTCCGATATGCAAGCGGCTATCGGTGTAGCACAACTCGAAAAATTCCCAACATTTGTTGAAAAGCGCAAAGAAAATTTTGCAAAGCTGTACGAAGGACTCCAAGGTGCTGAAGGATTGATTTTAAATTCTGCAACACCTAACAGTGACCCAAGCTGGTTTGGATTTATGATTACGCTTGCAGATGGTGTCACTTTTAGTCGTAACGAACTGGTAGAGCATCTCGAAAATGCCAATATCCAAACCCGTAATCTTTTTGCCGGAAATATGCTTCGCCATCCGATGTTTGATAGCATGGTAGAGGGGAGTGATTATCGAGTAATCGGTGATTTGCCAAATACTGACAAAATCATGAACGACAGCTTTTGGATTGGTCTTTATCCTGGGATGGGTGATGATGCCATCGGATATATGGTTTCTAAGATTCGGGAGTTTGTAAAATGA
- a CDS encoding NAD(P)-dependent oxidoreductase has product MTILLTGATGFLGSHILDALVAQGHTVIILKRSSSKLNRIKHLINNIVMYDIDKQHLADIFKKFHIEMIIHCATNYGRSQRKADEIVEANLMLPLKLLLLGIEHGIKTFINTDTLLDKRVNEYSLSKKQFLDWLKIYSDSIYAINIALEHFYGPNDDPSKFTTYVIKSMLDHVKQLDLTLGQQKRDFIYIDDVVEVFLTLVNSIKNESCGFIEYEVGTGELTTIEEFVKMVKVITINENTLLNFGAVPYRKNEPMESHVNLIALKKLGWEAKIDLLEGLKKTILIEENNI; this is encoded by the coding sequence ATGACTATATTATTAACGGGTGCAACAGGATTTTTAGGTAGTCATATTCTTGATGCTTTAGTGGCTCAAGGACATACAGTTATCATACTCAAACGTTCATCCAGTAAATTAAATAGGATAAAACATTTAATAAATAATATAGTTATGTATGATATTGATAAACAGCATCTTGCTGATATCTTTAAAAAATTTCACATTGAAATGATTATTCATTGTGCTACCAACTATGGACGATCTCAAAGAAAAGCAGATGAAATAGTAGAAGCAAATTTAATGCTTCCATTAAAACTACTATTACTTGGGATCGAACACGGGATTAAAACTTTTATAAATACAGATACTTTATTGGACAAGCGAGTAAATGAGTATTCTTTATCTAAAAAACAATTTTTAGATTGGCTTAAAATTTATTCTGATTCAATTTATGCAATTAATATTGCACTTGAACATTTTTATGGTCCAAATGATGATCCAAGTAAATTTACGACGTATGTGATTAAATCTATGCTTGATCATGTGAAACAACTTGATTTAACTCTTGGACAACAAAAAAGGGATTTTATATATATTGATGATGTTGTAGAAGTTTTTTTAACACTTGTTAATTCAATCAAGAATGAATCTTGTGGATTTATAGAGTATGAAGTTGGTACGGGAGAATTAACAACAATAGAAGAGTTTGTTAAAATGGTAAAAGTTATTACAATTAATGAAAATACTCTACTTAATTTTGGTGCAGTTCCCTATAGAAAAAATGAGCCGATGGAAAGTCATGTAAATCTTATTGCTTTGAAAAAATTAGGATGGGAAGCAAAAATAGATTTATTAGAAGGGCTCAAAAAAACAATTTTAATTGAGGAAAACAATATATGA
- a CDS encoding GDP-mannose 4,6-dehydratase, whose amino-acid sequence MKYLITGGCGFLGSNIANKIIQNGDDLIIFDNLSRYGSDQNLEWLNKQGQFTFTHGDIRNLNDIEMVIKEQRPDIIYHLAGQVAMTTSILNPRLDFEINVLGSFNLLESVRKFSPESIIVYSSTNKVYGDLEQFEYEETTSRYSCLTFPKGFSESITLDFHSPYGVSKGSADQYMLDYARIFGLKTVVFRHSSMYGGRQFSTYDQGWLGWFIQKAIEIKNETAKDMFTISGNGKQVRDLLHADDIVKLYLLAPEKINALKGEAFNIGGGMKNSFSLLELFLFLEKELNIKMSYIQLPPRESDQKVFVADLSKIEQRTGWYPNVTKEDGVRNSMNWLESLA is encoded by the coding sequence ATGAAGTACCTTATAACTGGTGGATGTGGCTTTTTAGGTTCAAACATTGCAAATAAAATTATACAAAATGGGGATGATTTAATTATTTTTGATAATTTAAGTCGGTATGGAAGTGATCAAAATCTTGAATGGTTAAACAAACAAGGGCAATTTACATTCACTCATGGAGATATAAGAAATTTAAATGATATAGAAATGGTTATTAAAGAACAACGTCCGGATATAATATATCATTTAGCAGGACAAGTTGCAATGACAACATCAATTTTAAATCCTAGGTTAGATTTTGAAATAAATGTTTTAGGTAGTTTTAATCTCCTTGAATCTGTAAGAAAATTCTCACCTGAAAGCATAATAGTTTATTCTTCTACAAATAAAGTATATGGAGATTTAGAGCAATTTGAATATGAAGAAACAACATCAAGGTATTCGTGCTTGACATTTCCAAAAGGTTTTAGTGAATCAATCACGCTTGATTTTCATTCTCCATACGGTGTATCCAAAGGTTCCGCAGATCAATACATGCTAGACTATGCTCGAATTTTTGGATTAAAAACAGTCGTGTTTAGACACTCATCAATGTACGGTGGCCGTCAGTTTTCAACTTACGATCAAGGTTGGCTTGGATGGTTTATTCAAAAAGCTATTGAAATTAAAAATGAAACGGCAAAAGATATGTTTACTATTTCGGGCAATGGGAAACAAGTTAGAGATTTACTGCATGCAGATGATATTGTTAAGTTGTATCTTTTAGCTCCAGAAAAAATTAATGCACTAAAAGGGGAAGCATTTAATATTGGAGGAGGGATGAAAAATTCTTTTTCTTTGCTTGAGTTATTTCTATTTCTAGAAAAAGAGTTAAATATCAAGATGAGCTATATTCAGCTTCCTCCTAGAGAAAGTGATCAAAAGGTTTTTGTTGCAGATTTATCAAAAATTGAGCAACGTACAGGATGGTATCCTAATGTAACAAAAGAAGATGGGGTGAGAAATAGTATGAATTGGTTGGAGAGTTTAGCGTGA
- a CDS encoding glycosyltransferase, which yields MLSVVLPCYQEEENLRVLIPRLESTLELYDYEIIIVDTNKELDGTKQFCETQLNKRIRYINREPHNYYADAVRTGLRECRGEYIIFMDADGSHSPEFILTMLEDRENYDLIIASRYIEGGYTENNKILVVMSQIVNILYKFVIGIKCYDVSNSFRLYNADQLKKLTLSCNNFDVVEEILFKLVRNKKEFRLKELPYSFKQRLFGITKRSLVAFIASYLKTFLKLFIQDKLVNRRW from the coding sequence ATGCTTTCTGTTGTATTACCTTGCTATCAAGAAGAAGAAAATCTTAGAGTGCTCATCCCAAGATTAGAATCGACGTTAGAACTTTATGACTATGAAATTATTATTGTGGATACGAATAAAGAGTTAGATGGAACAAAACAATTTTGTGAAACGCAGTTAAACAAGCGCATAAGATATATTAATCGTGAACCTCATAATTATTATGCGGATGCTGTAAGAACAGGGTTGAGAGAGTGTAGAGGTGAATATATAATATTTATGGATGCGGATGGTTCCCATTCTCCAGAATTTATTCTTACCATGTTAGAGGATAGAGAAAATTATGATTTGATAATTGCTTCACGTTATATTGAAGGTGGATATACTGAAAATAATAAAATTTTAGTCGTTATGTCTCAGATAGTAAACATACTGTATAAATTTGTTATTGGTATAAAGTGCTATGATGTATCAAATAGTTTTAGATTATATAATGCGGATCAATTGAAAAAATTAACTCTTAGTTGTAACAATTTTGATGTAGTTGAAGAAATACTCTTTAAACTCGTAAGAAACAAAAAAGAATTTAGATTAAAAGAGCTTCCTTATAGTTTTAAACAAAGACTTTTTGGTATCACAAAAAGAAGTCTAGTAGCTTTTATCGCATCCTATTTAAAAACATTTTTAAAACTTTTTATTCAAGATAAGTTAGTGAATAGGAGATGGTAA
- a CDS encoding glycosyltransferase 87 family protein, with product MTKDTKIEIISAIVIFGFFLSVVISYINGYYLKMAYPYNTFLFIPEVKFTDFISEVNLASNLNPYTNDNGVVKAVYYPFSYLLLYVFSLFGKYSLLLSIGVFTVLFVFTANSYFKPKHFSSYKNILLLIFLSYPFLFDLDRANIEWMVFLFTSWSLYFYYENKHNLAIVFLSMAVSMKFYPIIFLTLFLLDKKYTVMVKTILLTSLITLISMYSFSGELNETYKNILLGQQFFKDNYVLADFGGLAYNNSLFGILKFVNLAMKKVIGIKLLSLVYFITVISIYSSLVYFMWRKNLKRWEKITIITFSMLLFPFVSFDYKLLFVFIPIFYFIREEDTHHTMGMIPIVLFALLLIPKNFYFIYANISISILLNPLIMVSLILIVLSNNSNNKKVTN from the coding sequence ATGACTAAAGACACAAAAATTGAAATCATATCAGCGATAGTAATTTTTGGATTTTTTTTATCAGTTGTGATTTCTTATATTAATGGTTATTATTTAAAAATGGCTTATCCCTATAATACATTTTTATTTATTCCAGAGGTTAAATTTACTGATTTCATTAGTGAGGTTAATTTAGCAAGTAATCTAAATCCATATACTAATGATAATGGTGTTGTAAAAGCTGTTTATTACCCTTTTTCTTACCTTCTATTATATGTTTTTTCATTATTTGGGAAATATTCTTTATTATTGAGTATCGGTGTTTTTACTGTTTTATTTGTTTTTACTGCCAATAGTTATTTTAAGCCTAAACATTTTAGTAGTTATAAAAATATCCTTTTGTTAATATTTCTCTCATATCCATTTCTTTTTGATTTAGATAGAGCTAATATTGAGTGGATGGTTTTTTTATTTACGAGTTGGTCTTTGTATTTTTACTATGAAAACAAACATAATTTAGCAATTGTTTTTTTAAGCATGGCTGTAAGTATGAAGTTCTACCCAATAATCTTTTTGACTCTTTTTTTACTTGATAAAAAATATACAGTAATGGTAAAAACGATACTTTTAACATCGTTGATTACATTAATTTCCATGTATAGTTTTTCGGGTGAATTAAATGAAACGTATAAAAATATTTTACTAGGGCAGCAATTTTTTAAAGATAACTATGTTTTAGCTGATTTTGGAGGATTGGCTTACAACAACAGCCTTTTTGGAATTCTCAAATTTGTTAATTTAGCAATGAAAAAAGTAATAGGTATAAAGCTATTATCGTTAGTATATTTTATAACTGTAATATCAATTTATAGCTCACTTGTTTACTTTATGTGGCGTAAAAATTTAAAAAGATGGGAAAAGATAACTATTATTACATTTAGTATGTTGCTTTTTCCATTTGTAAGCTTTGATTATAAATTACTATTTGTTTTTATCCCGATTTTTTATTTTATTCGTGAAGAAGATACACATCATACTATGGGAATGATTCCAATTGTACTATTCGCATTACTATTGATTCCCAAAAATTTTTATTTTATATATGCCAATATATCAATATCAATTTTACTAAACCCATTAATTATGGTTTCTTTAATATTGATAGTTTTATCAAACAACTCTAATAATAAAAAGGTGACAAATTGA